In a single window of the Esox lucius isolate fEsoLuc1 chromosome 22, fEsoLuc1.pri, whole genome shotgun sequence genome:
- the als2b gene encoding alsin isoform X1 produces the protein MDSQRKSSGPKESSGERGLLYIWKGYSCSVTPEKVLLPRPVLQAALGTRHGVLLVDGGQVYSFGKLPWKQSQVSEAGPLNPVLENALGGQRVVAVVAGSFHSGAVTEDGGVHMWGENTHGQCGLSSLSVVPNPTPVAVLEPDTSPPQMVRVLELACGEQHTLALSAQHEVWAWGSGCQLGLVTTTFPTWKPQKVEHLAGRHVLQVACGAFHSLALVRCLPSQEARRPPPDKCGRCNQLLYTMTDKEDHVIISDSHYCPVMVDMLGEARLGPGGSPPQVPPSTTSEAPLTSPTAPGPLPSSAGDIDTEREKTVAPNGEAVPTTGSDTSATGTHSGVGGTGSQIPPYPDEQAVKEYLKKLSDSALAKETAKMSIGSAALQPPSDGVDHLTSDLTPGVSLPVTTSSSGLNSLVSSCASAVGERVASTYEALSLKKMINYYYPGVGGVPGLPGGFPGGPAEESMQGKKSCSTGDIREEEAEGLSRRLSLPGLFSQVSPRLLRRSSRARVRPVPLTPVGGVPEAGDLLPSLQTEVWSWGRGDEGQLGHGDNLARPQPLCIKCLSSKEVVRVEAGARHSLALTTQSQVFSWGCNGSGQLGHMEAPTTVPRLAKLSEGIRVWDISAGEHHTLLLADGDCYQPILYYSGQQVREGEQEMPQEHPGGHSYTQQPVLLPFCMNLGFVGGVFAGGQTCVALTDCNVMGFVACLYELAAAERKFYCKLSSMKCQIIRPLLDLGENYSSPGQRPWVRETLSAALGPVSTVLLQHLARCFSRLGHLTGQHSASLTANLRRGREVKSLVMLEHASLFLDTYNEYCCSVGNFLVMGGFQALTKPSLDFFGKSPELLLRLAESSEENIPLSDLLVALFYVPMRHLHEYGRLLLKLGTCFEVSSVEYQKLQDGCSKFEALALHLKRKKKEAEYTYHFWKSFPGKMTDSLRKPHRRLVCESSNKTLMLQNAGRFSVNWFILFNDALVHAQGVVPYKSFFSTHHVFPLATLWVEPVPEENTGLYGLKVTSPEETFTLLACSPMEKAKWLRFINQAVEQAIIGTELEAGPTGLGAGRRAEPPISRTASYTFYKEGRLKDATYEGRWLAGKPNGRGVVKWPDGRMYTGTFKNGLEDGFGEYVIPNKTLNKKDHYQGHWKEGKMHGLGTFKYASGELYEGFFQDNMRHGHGMLRSGTLNSSSPSVFIGQWVHDKKTGYGVFDDITRGEKYMGMWQEDQRQGLGVVVTQFGLYYEGTFSSNRMQGAGVLLSEDNTTYQGEFSEDWTLNGKGVLTMANGDYFEGSFNGEWGSGLKVGGSYFKPSVYESERDKSRVVQLGVLAVRPEEKWKAVFEECWRSLGCEAAGQGENQLAWENIAVALTTSRRHHRDRLQDAGEQMNVHIHEQVPELNLSRSHSRTLESLEFIPQQHGGPFSMEKYHTIRQYLVKACDTPLHPLGRLLETLVAVYRMTYVGVGANRRLLQQAVNEIMSYLVRIFQIVRFLFPDLPEEGGAIPEPSTNSQAKKESTGTQLESPKPGLVVSSSALLLPVLLPRLYPPLFTLYALEKEREDDVYWDCVLRLNKQPDMALLAFLGVQQKYWPVSVPVLGEKTEVSSSTKDACFASATETLQQISTTFTPSDKLQVIQLTFEEITKEVMSSLKDNFLWSMDDLFPVFLYVVLRARIRNLGSEVSLIEDLMDPCVQHGEHGIMFTTLKACYYQIQHEKIT, from the exons GCTGCAGGCTGCCCTGGGGACACGGCATGGGGTACTACTGGTGGACG GTGGGCAGGTGTACAGCTTTGGCAAATTGCCATGGAAACAGAGCCAGGTGTCTGAGGCAGGGCCTCTGAATCCGGTCCTGGAGAATGCCCTTGGTGGCCAGCGCGTGGTTGCCGTGGTGGCGGGCAGCTTCCACAGCGGGGCGGTGACCGAGGACGGAGGGGTCCACATGTGGGGCGAGAACACCCACGGCCAGTGTGGCTTGTCCAGCCTCAGCGTGGTCCCCAACCCCACTCCTGTCGCGGTCCTGGAGCCGGACACCAGCCCCCCCCAGATGGTCCGGGTCTTAGAGCTGGCGTGTGGGGAGCAGCACACCCTGGCTCTCTCCGCCCAGCATGAGGTGTGGGCCTGGGGCAGCGGCTGCCAGCTGGGCCTGGTCACCACCACGTTCCCTACGTGGAAGCCCCAGAAAGTGGAGCACCTGGCGGGCAGGCACGTCCTTCAGGTTGCCTGCGGGGCCTTCCACAGCCTGGCCCTGGTCCGCTGTCTACCATCACAGGAGGCCCGCCGACCCCCTCCGGACAAATGCGGCCGGTGCAATCAGCTGCTCTACACCATGACGGACAAGGAGGACCACGTCATCATCTCCGATAGTCACTACTGCCCCGTAATGGTGGACATGCTGGGGGAGGCCAGGTTGGGCCCTGGGGGGTCGCCGCCTCAAGTGCCCCCGAGCACCACTTCAGAGGCCCCCCTTACCTCTCCCACGGCGCCGGGGCCCCTTCCCTCGAGTGCAGGAGACATagacactgagagagagaagaccGTGGCACCAAATGGGGAAGCGGTTCCCACCACAGGCTCCGACACGTCCGCCACGGGGACGCACTCCGGCGTGGGGGGTACAGGGTCCCAAATCCCCCCCTACCCCGATGAACAGGCTGTGAAGGAGTATCTGAAGAAACTCTCTGACTCTGCTCTGGCCAAGGAGACCGCCAAGATGAGCATTGGGAGTGCGGCTTTGCAG CCGCCATCAGATGGCGTTGACCACCTGACCTCCGACCTCACCCCCGGGGTGTCGTTGCCAGTGACGACCAGCAGCTCTGGCCTGAACAGCCTGGTGTCGTCCTGCGCCTCGGCTGTCGGGGAGAGAGTGGCGTCCACCTACGAGGCCCTGTCCCTCAAGAAGATGATTAACTACTACTACCCAGGCGTGGGGGGTGTCCCGGGGCTACCCGGAGGGTTTCCAGGAGGCCCAGCGGAGGAGTCCATGCAGGGGAAGAAGAGCTGCAGCACCGGGGACATCCGTGAGGAGGAGGCAGAAGGCCTGAGTCGACGTCTCTCTCTGCCCGGACTCTTCTCCCAGG TGTCCCCCAGGCTGCTGCGGCGGTCCAGCCGGGCCCGGGTCCGACCGGTGCCCCTCACCCCCGTGGGCGGGGTCCCAGAGGCGGGGGACCTTCTCCCCTCCCTGCAGACAGAGGTGTGGAGCTGGGGCCGAGGTGACGAAGGCCAGCTGGGACATGGGGACAACCTCGCCAG GCCACAGCCGCTGTGCATCAAGTGTCTGAGCAGTAAGGAGGTGGTCCGTGTGGAGGCTGGGGCCCGTCACTCCCTGGCCCTGACCACCCAGTCCCAG GTCTTCTCCTGGGGTTGTAACGGTTCTGGTCAGCTGGGACATATGGAGGCGCCTACCACCGTCCCACGCCTGGCCAag TTGTCAGAAGGGATCCGTGTGTGGGACATCAGTGCCGGAGAGCATCATACCCTCCTCCTGGCAGACGGCGACTGTTACCAACCCATCCTGTACTACAGTGGACAGCAAGTCAGAGAGGGGGAGCAGGAGATGCCTCAGGAGCACCCGGGAGGCCACAGCTACACACAGCAGCCTGTACTGCTCCCCTTCTGCATGAAC ttGGGCTTCGTCGGGGGGGTGTTTGCCGGAGGCCAGACCTGTGTAGCTCTAACCGACTGCAATGTCATGGGATTCGTCGCCTGTCTCTACGAGTTGGCCGCAGCCGAGAGGAAGTTCTACTGCAAGCTGAGCTCTATGAAGTGCCAGATAATACGCCCCCTTCTGGACCTGGGTGAGAACTACAGCTCCCCTGGACAGAGGCCATGGGTCAGAG AAACGTTGAGTGCAGCTCTGGGCCCAGTATCCACAGTGTTGCTGCAGCACCTAGCTAGGTGTTTCAGCCGCCTGGGTCACCTCACTGGCCAGCACTCTGCCTCCCTCACTGCCAACCTGCGCCGAGGCCGAGAGGTTAAAAGCTTGGTAATGCTGGAACATGCCAGCCTTTTCCTGGATACATACAACGA GTACTGCTGCTCAGTGGGTAACTTCCTGGTTATGGGGGGTTTCCAGGCTCTGACCAAGCCCTCACT AGATTTCTTTGGGAAGAGTCCAGAGTTGTTGCTGCGCCTGGCTGAGTCCAGCGAAGAGAACATTCCCCTGAGTGACCTGCTGGTGGCGCTGTTCTACGTTCCCATGAGACACCTTCACGAATACGGCAGGCTTCTGCTCAAACTGGGAACCTGCTTTGAGGTG AGTTCGGTGGAGTACCAGAAGCTCCAGGACGGCTGCTCTAAGTTTGAGGCCTTGGCTCTTCAtctgaagaggaagaagaaggaggcAGAATACACGTACCACTTCTGGAAGAGCTTCCCTggcaagatgacg GATTCCTTGCGTAAGCCTCACCGCCGGCTGGTCTGTGAGAGCAGCAATAAGACCCTGATGTTACAGAACGCCGGACGCTTCTCCGTCAACTGGTTCATCCTCTTCAACGACGCCCTCGTCCACGCCCAG GGCGTGGTTCCCTATAAAAGCTTT TTCTCCACCCACCACGTCTTCCCGTTGGCAACGCTGTGGGTCGAGCCCGTCCCGGAGGAGAACACAGGCCT GTATGGACTGAAGGTGACCTCACCTGAGGAGACCTTCACCCTGCTAGCCTGTTCTCCCATGGAGAAG GCCAAGTGGCTGCGCTTCATCAACCAGGCGGTTGAACAGGCCATTATTGGCACGGAACTAGAGGCGGGACCCACAGGCTTAGGGGCGGGGAGGAGGGCGGAGCCTCCCATTTCCCGGACTGCCTCCTACACATTTTACAAGGAAGGCCGTCTGAAGGACGCCACATACGAGGGCCGCTGGCTGGCTGGCAAGCCCAACGGCAG GGGTGTGGTGAAATGGCCTGATGGGCGAATGTACACAGGGACCTTCAAGAACGGTCTGGAGGATGG ttttggagaatACGTAATTCCCAACAAGACCCTGAACAAGAAGGACCATTATCAAGGCCACTGGAAAGAGGGCAAGATGCATGGCCTCGGGACGTTCAA GTATGCCTCAGGTGAGCTGTATGAGGGCTTCTTCCAGGACAACATGCGTCACGGTCACGGGATGCTGCGCAGCGGCACGCTAAACTCCTCCTCCCCCAGCGTCTTCATCGGCCAATGGGTGCACGACAAGAAAACAGGCTATGGCGTATTCGATGACATCACCAG AGGGGAGAAGTACATGGGCATGTGGCAGGAGGACCAGCGGCAGGGCTTGGGTGTGGTGGTGACCCAGTTCGGCCTGTACTACGAGGGGACCTTCAGCAGTAACCGGATGCAGGGGGCCGGCGTGCTGCTGTCCGAAGACAACACCACCTACCAGGGAGAGTTCTCAGAGGACTGGACCCTCAACGGGAAG ggCGTGCTCACCATGGCTAACGGAGACTACTTCGAGGGCTCCTTCAACGGCGAGTGGGGCTCCGGCCTGAAGGTGGGCGGCTCCTACTTCAAACCCAGCGTCTACGAGTCAGAGCGGGACAAGAGCCGCGTTGT TCAGCTGGGCGTCTTGGCGGTGCGACCGGAGGAGAAATGGAAGGCTGTGTTCGAGGAGTGCTGGAGGAGTCTTGGTTGTGAGGCTGCGGGCCAGGGGGAGAACCAACTGGCCTGGGAGAACATCGCTGTAGCCCTGACGACCAGCAGGAGACACCAcagagacag gtTGCAGGATGCGGGAGAACAGATGAATGTGCATATTCATGAGCAAGT CCCGGAGCTGAACCTGAGCCGGAGTCACAGTAGAACCCTGGAGAGTCTGGAGTTCATCCCCCAGCAGCACGGAGGCCCGTTCTCCATGGAGAAGTACCACACTATCCGCCAGTACCTTGTCAAG GCCTGTGACACGCCCCTGCACCCCCTGGGCAGACTGCTGGAGACCCTGGTAGCCGTCTACAGGATGACCTATGTGGGTGTGGGGGCCAACCGACGCCTCCTACAGCAGGCCGTCAACGAGATCATGTCCTACCTGGTCCGCATCTTCCAGATCGtcag GTTCCTGTTCCCAGATCTGCCGGAGGAGGGTGGAGCGATCCCTGAACCATCCACTAACTCCCAGGCCAAGAAGGAATCCACAGGCACCCAGCTGGAGTCCCCCAAACCTGG GCTCGTGGTGAGCAGTTCGGCTCTGCTCCTGCCCGTCTTGCTGCCCCGTCTCTACCCTCCGCTGTTCACCCTCTACGccctggagaaggagagggaggacgaCGTGTACTGGGACTGTGTTCTCCGCCTGAACAAGCAGCCTGACATGGCCTTGCTGGCCTTCCTCGGAGTGCAACA GAAGTATTGGCCCGTTTCAGTACCGGTCCTGGGCGAGAAGACCGAG GTCTCGTCCAGCACCAAAGATGCGTGTTTTGCGTCCGCAACTGAAACTTTGCAACAGATCAG TACAACGTTCACGCCGTCGGACAAGCTGCAGGTCATCCAGCTGACCTTTGAGGAGATCACAAAGGAAGTGATGTCATCCCTGAAGGACAACTTCCTGTGGTCAATGGACGACCTGTTTCCTGTCTTCCTTTATGTGGTGCTGCGTGCTCG GATCAGAAACCTGGGGTCGGAGGTGAGTCTGATTGAGGACCTGATGGACCCCTGTGTACAGCACGGAGAACACGGCATCATGTTCACCACCCtgaag GCATGTTACTATCAGATACAGCATGAGAAGATCACATAA
- the als2b gene encoding alsin isoform X4 — protein MDSQRKSSGPKESSGERGLLYIWKGYSCSVTPEKVLLPRPVLQAALGTRHGVLLVDGGQVYSFGKLPWKQSQVSEAGPLNPVLENALGGQRVVAVVAGSFHSGAVTEDGGVHMWGENTHGQCGLSSLSVVPNPTPVAVLEPDTSPPQMVRVLELACGEQHTLALSAQHEVWAWGSGCQLGLVTTTFPTWKPQKVEHLAGRHVLQVACGAFHSLALVRCLPSQEARRPPPDKCGRCNQLLYTMTDKEDHVIISDSHYCPVMVDMLGEARLGPGGSPPQVPPSTTSEAPLTSPTAPGPLPSSAGDIDTEREKTVAPNGEAVPTTGSDTSATGTHSGVGGTGSQIPPYPDEQAVKEYLKKLSDSALAKETAKMSIGSAALQPPSDGVDHLTSDLTPGVSLPVTTSSSGLNSLVSSCASAVGERVASTYEALSLKKMINYYYPGVGGVPGLPGGFPGGPAEESMQGKKSCSTGDIREEEAEGLSRRLSLPGLFSQVSPRLLRRSSRARVRPVPLTPVGGVPEAGDLLPSLQTEVWSWGRGDEGQLGHGDNLARPQPLCIKCLSSKEVVRVEAGARHSLALTTQSQVFSWGCNGSGQLGHMEAPTTVPRLAKLSEGIRVWDISAGEHHTLLLADGDCYQPILYYSGQQVREGEQEMPQEHPGGHSYTQQPVLLPFCMNLGFVGGVFAGGQTCVALTDCNVMGFVACLYELAAAERKFYCKLSSMKCQIIRPLLDLGENYSSPGQRPWVRETLSAALGPVSTVLLQHLARCFSRLGHLTGQHSASLTANLRRGREVKSLVMLEHASLFLDTYNEYCCSVGNFLVMGGFQALTKPSLDFFGKSPELLLRLAESSEENIPLSDLLVALFYVPMRHLHEYGRLLLKLGTCFEVSSVEYQKLQDGCSKFEALALHLKRKKKEAEYTYHFWKSFPGKMTDSLRKPHRRLVCESSNKTLMLQNAGRFSVNWFILFNDALVHAQGVVPYKSFFSTHHVFPLATLWVEPVPEENTGLYGLKVTSPEETFTLLACSPMEKAKWLRFINQAVEQAIIGTELEAGPTGLGAGRRAEPPISRTASYTFYKEGRLKDATYEGRWLAGKPNGRGVVKWPDGRMYTGTFKNGLEDGFGEYVIPNKTLNKKDHYQGHWKEGKMHGLGTFKYASGELYEGFFQDNMRHGHGMLRSGTLNSSSPSVFIGQWVHDKKTGYGVFDDITRGEKYMGMWQEDQRQGLGVVVTQFGLYYEGTFSSNRMQGAGVLLSEDNTTYQGEFSEDWTLNGKGVLTMANGDYFEGSFNGEWGSGLKVGGSYFKPSVYESERDKSRVVQLGVLAVRPEEKWKAVFEECWRSLGCEAAGQGENQLAWENIAVALTTSRRHHRDSPELNLSRSHSRTLESLEFIPQQHGGPFSMEKYHTIRQYLVKACDTPLHPLGRLLETLVAVYRMTYVGVGANRRLLQQAVNEIMSYLVRIFQIVRFLFPDLPEEGGAIPEPSTNSQAKKESTGTQLESPKPGLVVSSSALLLPVLLPRLYPPLFTLYALEKEREDDVYWDCVLRLNKQPDMALLAFLGVQQKYWPVSVPVLGEKTEVSSSTKDACFASATETLQQISTTFTPSDKLQVIQLTFEEITKEVMSSLKDNFLWSMDDLFPVFLYVVLRARIRNLGSEVSLIEDLMDPCVQHGEHGIMFTTLKACYYQIQHEKIT, from the exons GCTGCAGGCTGCCCTGGGGACACGGCATGGGGTACTACTGGTGGACG GTGGGCAGGTGTACAGCTTTGGCAAATTGCCATGGAAACAGAGCCAGGTGTCTGAGGCAGGGCCTCTGAATCCGGTCCTGGAGAATGCCCTTGGTGGCCAGCGCGTGGTTGCCGTGGTGGCGGGCAGCTTCCACAGCGGGGCGGTGACCGAGGACGGAGGGGTCCACATGTGGGGCGAGAACACCCACGGCCAGTGTGGCTTGTCCAGCCTCAGCGTGGTCCCCAACCCCACTCCTGTCGCGGTCCTGGAGCCGGACACCAGCCCCCCCCAGATGGTCCGGGTCTTAGAGCTGGCGTGTGGGGAGCAGCACACCCTGGCTCTCTCCGCCCAGCATGAGGTGTGGGCCTGGGGCAGCGGCTGCCAGCTGGGCCTGGTCACCACCACGTTCCCTACGTGGAAGCCCCAGAAAGTGGAGCACCTGGCGGGCAGGCACGTCCTTCAGGTTGCCTGCGGGGCCTTCCACAGCCTGGCCCTGGTCCGCTGTCTACCATCACAGGAGGCCCGCCGACCCCCTCCGGACAAATGCGGCCGGTGCAATCAGCTGCTCTACACCATGACGGACAAGGAGGACCACGTCATCATCTCCGATAGTCACTACTGCCCCGTAATGGTGGACATGCTGGGGGAGGCCAGGTTGGGCCCTGGGGGGTCGCCGCCTCAAGTGCCCCCGAGCACCACTTCAGAGGCCCCCCTTACCTCTCCCACGGCGCCGGGGCCCCTTCCCTCGAGTGCAGGAGACATagacactgagagagagaagaccGTGGCACCAAATGGGGAAGCGGTTCCCACCACAGGCTCCGACACGTCCGCCACGGGGACGCACTCCGGCGTGGGGGGTACAGGGTCCCAAATCCCCCCCTACCCCGATGAACAGGCTGTGAAGGAGTATCTGAAGAAACTCTCTGACTCTGCTCTGGCCAAGGAGACCGCCAAGATGAGCATTGGGAGTGCGGCTTTGCAG CCGCCATCAGATGGCGTTGACCACCTGACCTCCGACCTCACCCCCGGGGTGTCGTTGCCAGTGACGACCAGCAGCTCTGGCCTGAACAGCCTGGTGTCGTCCTGCGCCTCGGCTGTCGGGGAGAGAGTGGCGTCCACCTACGAGGCCCTGTCCCTCAAGAAGATGATTAACTACTACTACCCAGGCGTGGGGGGTGTCCCGGGGCTACCCGGAGGGTTTCCAGGAGGCCCAGCGGAGGAGTCCATGCAGGGGAAGAAGAGCTGCAGCACCGGGGACATCCGTGAGGAGGAGGCAGAAGGCCTGAGTCGACGTCTCTCTCTGCCCGGACTCTTCTCCCAGG TGTCCCCCAGGCTGCTGCGGCGGTCCAGCCGGGCCCGGGTCCGACCGGTGCCCCTCACCCCCGTGGGCGGGGTCCCAGAGGCGGGGGACCTTCTCCCCTCCCTGCAGACAGAGGTGTGGAGCTGGGGCCGAGGTGACGAAGGCCAGCTGGGACATGGGGACAACCTCGCCAG GCCACAGCCGCTGTGCATCAAGTGTCTGAGCAGTAAGGAGGTGGTCCGTGTGGAGGCTGGGGCCCGTCACTCCCTGGCCCTGACCACCCAGTCCCAG GTCTTCTCCTGGGGTTGTAACGGTTCTGGTCAGCTGGGACATATGGAGGCGCCTACCACCGTCCCACGCCTGGCCAag TTGTCAGAAGGGATCCGTGTGTGGGACATCAGTGCCGGAGAGCATCATACCCTCCTCCTGGCAGACGGCGACTGTTACCAACCCATCCTGTACTACAGTGGACAGCAAGTCAGAGAGGGGGAGCAGGAGATGCCTCAGGAGCACCCGGGAGGCCACAGCTACACACAGCAGCCTGTACTGCTCCCCTTCTGCATGAAC ttGGGCTTCGTCGGGGGGGTGTTTGCCGGAGGCCAGACCTGTGTAGCTCTAACCGACTGCAATGTCATGGGATTCGTCGCCTGTCTCTACGAGTTGGCCGCAGCCGAGAGGAAGTTCTACTGCAAGCTGAGCTCTATGAAGTGCCAGATAATACGCCCCCTTCTGGACCTGGGTGAGAACTACAGCTCCCCTGGACAGAGGCCATGGGTCAGAG AAACGTTGAGTGCAGCTCTGGGCCCAGTATCCACAGTGTTGCTGCAGCACCTAGCTAGGTGTTTCAGCCGCCTGGGTCACCTCACTGGCCAGCACTCTGCCTCCCTCACTGCCAACCTGCGCCGAGGCCGAGAGGTTAAAAGCTTGGTAATGCTGGAACATGCCAGCCTTTTCCTGGATACATACAACGA GTACTGCTGCTCAGTGGGTAACTTCCTGGTTATGGGGGGTTTCCAGGCTCTGACCAAGCCCTCACT AGATTTCTTTGGGAAGAGTCCAGAGTTGTTGCTGCGCCTGGCTGAGTCCAGCGAAGAGAACATTCCCCTGAGTGACCTGCTGGTGGCGCTGTTCTACGTTCCCATGAGACACCTTCACGAATACGGCAGGCTTCTGCTCAAACTGGGAACCTGCTTTGAGGTG AGTTCGGTGGAGTACCAGAAGCTCCAGGACGGCTGCTCTAAGTTTGAGGCCTTGGCTCTTCAtctgaagaggaagaagaaggaggcAGAATACACGTACCACTTCTGGAAGAGCTTCCCTggcaagatgacg GATTCCTTGCGTAAGCCTCACCGCCGGCTGGTCTGTGAGAGCAGCAATAAGACCCTGATGTTACAGAACGCCGGACGCTTCTCCGTCAACTGGTTCATCCTCTTCAACGACGCCCTCGTCCACGCCCAG GGCGTGGTTCCCTATAAAAGCTTT TTCTCCACCCACCACGTCTTCCCGTTGGCAACGCTGTGGGTCGAGCCCGTCCCGGAGGAGAACACAGGCCT GTATGGACTGAAGGTGACCTCACCTGAGGAGACCTTCACCCTGCTAGCCTGTTCTCCCATGGAGAAG GCCAAGTGGCTGCGCTTCATCAACCAGGCGGTTGAACAGGCCATTATTGGCACGGAACTAGAGGCGGGACCCACAGGCTTAGGGGCGGGGAGGAGGGCGGAGCCTCCCATTTCCCGGACTGCCTCCTACACATTTTACAAGGAAGGCCGTCTGAAGGACGCCACATACGAGGGCCGCTGGCTGGCTGGCAAGCCCAACGGCAG GGGTGTGGTGAAATGGCCTGATGGGCGAATGTACACAGGGACCTTCAAGAACGGTCTGGAGGATGG ttttggagaatACGTAATTCCCAACAAGACCCTGAACAAGAAGGACCATTATCAAGGCCACTGGAAAGAGGGCAAGATGCATGGCCTCGGGACGTTCAA GTATGCCTCAGGTGAGCTGTATGAGGGCTTCTTCCAGGACAACATGCGTCACGGTCACGGGATGCTGCGCAGCGGCACGCTAAACTCCTCCTCCCCCAGCGTCTTCATCGGCCAATGGGTGCACGACAAGAAAACAGGCTATGGCGTATTCGATGACATCACCAG AGGGGAGAAGTACATGGGCATGTGGCAGGAGGACCAGCGGCAGGGCTTGGGTGTGGTGGTGACCCAGTTCGGCCTGTACTACGAGGGGACCTTCAGCAGTAACCGGATGCAGGGGGCCGGCGTGCTGCTGTCCGAAGACAACACCACCTACCAGGGAGAGTTCTCAGAGGACTGGACCCTCAACGGGAAG ggCGTGCTCACCATGGCTAACGGAGACTACTTCGAGGGCTCCTTCAACGGCGAGTGGGGCTCCGGCCTGAAGGTGGGCGGCTCCTACTTCAAACCCAGCGTCTACGAGTCAGAGCGGGACAAGAGCCGCGTTGT TCAGCTGGGCGTCTTGGCGGTGCGACCGGAGGAGAAATGGAAGGCTGTGTTCGAGGAGTGCTGGAGGAGTCTTGGTTGTGAGGCTGCGGGCCAGGGGGAGAACCAACTGGCCTGGGAGAACATCGCTGTAGCCCTGACGACCAGCAGGAGACACCAcagagacag CCCGGAGCTGAACCTGAGCCGGAGTCACAGTAGAACCCTGGAGAGTCTGGAGTTCATCCCCCAGCAGCACGGAGGCCCGTTCTCCATGGAGAAGTACCACACTATCCGCCAGTACCTTGTCAAG GCCTGTGACACGCCCCTGCACCCCCTGGGCAGACTGCTGGAGACCCTGGTAGCCGTCTACAGGATGACCTATGTGGGTGTGGGGGCCAACCGACGCCTCCTACAGCAGGCCGTCAACGAGATCATGTCCTACCTGGTCCGCATCTTCCAGATCGtcag GTTCCTGTTCCCAGATCTGCCGGAGGAGGGTGGAGCGATCCCTGAACCATCCACTAACTCCCAGGCCAAGAAGGAATCCACAGGCACCCAGCTGGAGTCCCCCAAACCTGG GCTCGTGGTGAGCAGTTCGGCTCTGCTCCTGCCCGTCTTGCTGCCCCGTCTCTACCCTCCGCTGTTCACCCTCTACGccctggagaaggagagggaggacgaCGTGTACTGGGACTGTGTTCTCCGCCTGAACAAGCAGCCTGACATGGCCTTGCTGGCCTTCCTCGGAGTGCAACA GAAGTATTGGCCCGTTTCAGTACCGGTCCTGGGCGAGAAGACCGAG GTCTCGTCCAGCACCAAAGATGCGTGTTTTGCGTCCGCAACTGAAACTTTGCAACAGATCAG TACAACGTTCACGCCGTCGGACAAGCTGCAGGTCATCCAGCTGACCTTTGAGGAGATCACAAAGGAAGTGATGTCATCCCTGAAGGACAACTTCCTGTGGTCAATGGACGACCTGTTTCCTGTCTTCCTTTATGTGGTGCTGCGTGCTCG GATCAGAAACCTGGGGTCGGAGGTGAGTCTGATTGAGGACCTGATGGACCCCTGTGTACAGCACGGAGAACACGGCATCATGTTCACCACCCtgaag GCATGTTACTATCAGATACAGCATGAGAAGATCACATAA